Sequence from the Thermodesulfovibrionales bacterium genome:
GTATGGTAGCTGAGTTTTTTACCTCTATCGCCTGGAAGATATTCTTCCCGTATACAATAAAGTCGACTTCAGATCCGGCGCTGGTCCTCCAATAGAAGAGTTCGCAGCCGGGATGAAAATAATCTATCCATGCCCTGAGGTGCTGGGCCACCAGTCCTTCGAGTGCGGCGCCTGATTTCTCCTCGGGTCGGTCAAGAGGACCGGACGGCCGAAGGACGTTGTAAATGCCGGCATCGAAAAAATAGAACTTCGGGTGGGAGGCAACCGCCCTTTTCGCCCTCTTTGCAAACACCGAGATTCTGAATGCGAGGAGCAGATCTTCCAGTATTACGATATAGCCTTCCACTACTTTGCGCTCTATCTGGCATTCGCGCGCCACATTACTTATATTCAGGACAGAACCGTGGGAAAAGCTCATTGTTTCCAGGAACCTGGTAAAGTTGCCGATGTTTCTCGTGAGCCCTTCCATCTGGACTTCTTCCCTCAGATAGAGATCCACATAGGCCTGAAGTGTCGCCATCGGGTCTGCGCTGTTAAGGACAAGCGGTATCGTGCCGATCTGCAGGGCCTTGTCCAGTTCAAACAGATTTTTGAGCTCGGCCGCCATAAAGGGATGCATATGTTTCATTAATGCCCGGCCGGCAAGGAGGTTGACGCCTCCCCTGCGCAACTTCCGCGCGCTTGAGCCGGTCAGGATGAACTGGAGTCCTCTCTTTTCTTCAATGAGGCTATGCACCGCTTCGAGAAG
This genomic interval carries:
- a CDS encoding AAA family ATPase, producing METLKRFLKPEKQSFFLLGPRGTGKSTFIKKTYPQALYLDLLLPEVFRNYTARPERLKELVDAHEGKKAVVIDEVQKAPQLLEAVHSLIEEKRGLQFILTGSSARKLRRGGVNLLAGRALMKHMHPFMAAELKNLFELDKALQIGTIPLVLNSADPMATLQAYVDLYLREEVQMEGLTRNIGNFTRFLETMSFSHGSVLNISNVARECQIERKVVEGYIVILEDLLLAFRISVFAKRAKRAVASHPKFYFFDAGIYNVLRPSGPLDRPEEKSGAALEGLVAQHLRAWIDYFHPGCELFYWRTSAGSEVDFIVYGKNIFQAIEVKNSATIHPQDLRALKAFGEDYPEAKRLLVYRGRERLLRDGISIEPADEFLPGLM